In Spirobacillus cienkowskii, a genomic segment contains:
- a CDS encoding DNA-3-methyladenine glycosylase, which yields MSLLTNDFFNQDATLVAPAILGAQIFHKTSSGQLKSGIIVETEAYMPQDPACHAAKGLTKRTAPMFEEGGMCYVYLIYGMYYCMNIVTGPKGSGQAVLIRALELPHNSIAPYAASGPGKLCRYLEITKEHNGLRFCKENSLWLELSQTIDINLIKTSTRIGISQGKENLWRYYIKNNQYVSKTKRNAFVQ from the coding sequence ATGTCTTTGTTAACAAATGATTTTTTTAACCAGGATGCAACTTTGGTAGCGCCAGCAATCTTAGGGGCGCAAATTTTTCATAAAACCTCCTCAGGACAATTAAAAAGTGGCATCATAGTAGAGACCGAAGCCTATATGCCACAAGATCCCGCTTGTCATGCCGCAAAAGGCTTAACAAAACGTACAGCTCCAATGTTTGAAGAAGGAGGCATGTGCTATGTATACCTTATTTATGGAATGTATTATTGTATGAATATTGTAACTGGACCAAAGGGCAGTGGCCAAGCAGTCCTCATTCGAGCATTAGAATTGCCACACAATTCAATAGCTCCCTATGCGGCGTCAGGACCTGGAAAATTGTGTCGTTATCTTGAAATCACTAAAGAACATAACGGTTTAAGGTTTTGTAAAGAAAACTCTCTTTGGCTTGAGTTAAGCCAAACTATTGATATAAATCTTATCAAAACGTCTACTAGAATTGGTATTTCACAAGGCAAAGAAAACTTATGGAGATATTATATTAAAAATAATCAATATGTTTCAAAAACTAAACGTAATGCTTTTGTACAATAA
- a CDS encoding ABC transporter ATP-binding protein translates to MLKFVKFIGKKASLSLFCCFLSSLFLGGLEIFIAFFIQIFLVSLGLINNQLSLFNFQLSNFSINYAIILLILIGFFRFLLQFFAAHFSIYSLELVNTRLRSVVVYNVLFTKSVNSIEVSEANFKISEIFPKTLLFFHHLIYFLGFFLQLIVLLFCMFYSSWKDSCVAIFGIFLIGILVLYVNKRIKNISDKVPKEQSAINYSLSNVFKNLLFIKIMKTENMENKSLINSILHYSSFSIKCGFLNNFSYTITPFFGILLLVVIVLTSQHLWHTSPLILLSFIYLLIRFIQNLSSFVNSYGFLGIYYPQFKNSINYFFSCSESIRNEAVSYSSFLKFNGRIKLNKLQQFLNEDKYILTQYNSNINEIPPKISFNNVTFNYPNSANSVFKTFNFQVESGSQIGIIGPSGSGKSTILFLLLGILKPSEGDIKIDNLTPEEFLNNPKNRIGYVGPDPFLIKGTIKENLCYGISFDVSDEEIYNALESVALKDFIDLKGLDYQIAEDQSGLSSGQKQRICLARAILNKPRLLVLDEATANLDDATEQEIAKVLLNLKNKCTIVIVSHRPGILKWADNIITLQ, encoded by the coding sequence ATGTTAAAATTTGTTAAATTTATTGGAAAAAAAGCTTCTTTATCTTTGTTTTGTTGTTTCTTATCATCGTTATTTTTAGGTGGACTTGAAATATTTATTGCTTTTTTTATTCAGATTTTTTTAGTGAGTTTAGGCTTAATAAATAATCAATTAAGCTTATTTAATTTTCAGTTGAGCAATTTTTCTATCAATTATGCTATAATTCTTTTAATATTAATTGGTTTTTTTAGATTTTTATTACAATTTTTTGCCGCACATTTTTCAATATACTCACTAGAACTTGTTAATACTCGGTTGCGATCTGTTGTTGTTTATAACGTATTATTTACAAAATCAGTCAATTCAATCGAGGTTTCTGAAGCAAATTTTAAAATTTCTGAAATATTTCCAAAAACATTATTGTTTTTTCATCATTTAATTTATTTTTTAGGCTTCTTTTTACAGTTAATAGTTTTGTTATTTTGTATGTTTTATAGTTCTTGGAAAGATTCTTGTGTCGCTATTTTTGGGATATTTTTAATTGGTATTTTGGTTTTATATGTAAATAAAAGAATAAAAAATATTTCTGATAAAGTGCCAAAAGAGCAAAGTGCAATAAATTATAGCCTTTCTAATGTTTTTAAAAATCTTTTGTTTATAAAAATTATGAAAACTGAAAATATGGAAAATAAATCTTTAATCAATTCAATATTGCATTATTCTTCTTTTAGTATTAAATGTGGTTTTCTTAATAATTTTTCTTATACTATAACGCCTTTTTTTGGGATTCTTCTTTTGGTTGTTATTGTATTAACAAGTCAACATCTCTGGCATACTTCTCCTTTAATATTATTGTCTTTTATATATTTGTTAATTCGATTTATACAAAATTTATCAAGCTTTGTAAATTCTTATGGTTTTTTGGGTATTTATTACCCGCAATTTAAAAATTCAATAAATTATTTTTTTAGCTGCTCTGAAAGTATAAGAAATGAAGCTGTTTCATATTCTAGTTTTTTAAAATTTAATGGGAGAATAAAATTAAATAAATTACAGCAATTTTTAAATGAAGATAAATATATTTTAACTCAATATAATTCAAATATCAACGAGATTCCTCCTAAAATATCATTTAACAATGTAACATTTAATTACCCAAATTCTGCCAATTCTGTATTTAAAACATTTAATTTTCAGGTAGAGAGTGGTTCTCAAATTGGAATCATTGGTCCAAGTGGTTCAGGTAAAAGTACTATTTTATTTTTATTACTTGGTATTTTAAAACCTAGTGAAGGTGATATTAAAATTGATAATTTAACTCCAGAAGAATTTTTAAATAATCCAAAAAATAGAATTGGCTATGTAGGTCCAGATCCTTTTTTAATAAAAGGAACTATTAAAGAAAATTTATGTTATGGTATTTCTTTTGATGTGAGTGATGAAGAAATTTATAATGCGCTTGAATCTGTTGCGTTAAAAGATTTTATTGATTTAAAAGGCTTAGATTATCAAATTGCAGAAGATCAAAGCGGTCTTTCTTCTGGGCAAAAACAAAGAATTTGCCTTGCAAGGGCAATTTTAAACAAGCCACGGCTTTTGGTGTTAGACGAAGCAACCGCAAATTTGGATGATGCAACGGAGCAAGAAATTGCAAAAGTACTATTAAATCTTAAAAATAAATGCACCATTGTGATTGTTTCGCATAGACCAGGAATTTTGAAATGGGCTGATAATATTATTACTTTGCAATAA
- a CDS encoding CHASE2 domain-containing protein translates to MNKLFKFLNFNNSLLIKKILKFINNQFPFKIGLTFTALCIFLLLNHYRYPSNSIDIVGYIERVLYDMRFELRGQKPMSGVVGVLAADDKSIEAFGRWPFPRGIYEKAFDNLKKSGVKWIGFDVFFTEPSHRLLEESIYEIEHLFQNKQLNYLNFKAELQNMLTYTPGDISLANSIHKFGSIVQGFYYIENYKQIISSKYGWKSSYDRLKNSAIDFINFPTGMSINNYKYLFSPGVVTNTALIAGQSKSMGFVNNTPDGDGLIRTSGLVKIINPIDSTQKTVRTSCGSKPRACSICKLFIESNCCQF, encoded by the coding sequence ATGAACAAATTATTTAAATTTCTTAATTTTAACAATTCATTGTTGATTAAAAAAATCCTTAAATTTATAAATAATCAATTTCCTTTCAAAATTGGCTTAACCTTTACGGCTTTATGTATTTTTTTGCTGCTAAATCATTACCGATATCCAAGTAACTCAATAGATATTGTTGGCTACATTGAAAGAGTTCTTTACGACATGAGGTTTGAGCTAAGAGGGCAAAAACCAATGAGCGGAGTTGTTGGCGTTCTGGCTGCTGATGACAAAAGTATTGAAGCGTTTGGTCGCTGGCCTTTTCCTAGAGGAATTTATGAAAAGGCTTTTGATAATTTAAAAAAATCAGGTGTAAAATGGATTGGTTTTGATGTGTTTTTTACAGAACCATCTCATAGATTACTTGAAGAGTCTATTTACGAAATTGAACATTTATTTCAAAATAAACAATTAAATTATTTAAATTTTAAAGCAGAATTACAAAATATGTTAACTTATACACCAGGAGATATTTCTCTCGCAAACAGTATTCATAAATTTGGTTCTATAGTTCAAGGTTTTTATTATATTGAAAATTACAAACAAATAATTAGTTCAAAATATGGCTGGAAATCTAGCTATGATCGTTTAAAAAATTCTGCGATTGATTTTATAAACTTTCCAACTGGTATGAGTATTAATAATTATAAATATCTTTTTAGCCCTGGAGTTGTAACAAACACTGCACTCATTGCTGGTCAATCTAAAAGTATGGGTTTTGTAAATAATACACCAGATGGAGATGGACTTATTCGTACTAGTGGTCTCGTAAAAATTATAAACCCAATAGACTCTACTCAAAAAACAGTGCGCACCAGTTGTGGTTCCAAGCCTCGCGCTTGCTCTATCTGCAAACTATTTATCGAGTCAAATTGTTGTCAATTTTGA
- a CDS encoding MFS transporter yields MQKKIIISENKMLAFCSFGGAFEFYDFSLFAIMSGIIGQHFFNETIQSIALIKTFGIFAAGYIARFIGGFYFSHLGDTGGRKKPFMMTLFLMAIPTLGIALLPTYQQIGILAPIILMCLRIAQGFALGGEAPCAMAFIYESSNKNRRCFSISILFGSILLGSFFASLIYSILNSLMPKDIFNSWGWRLPFAIGGILGLIGIYLRKSLIETAEFINYKKNNSLPKIPFFELIKKDFLKIIFGIVLLLPSSTAFLYYLLISGNFLKNQYHFNQNFIENLNTIGFFINAISCIIFGKISDKLTAKKVYLTGIFSLFTLTIFSNYTPSTKFLT; encoded by the coding sequence ATGCAAAAAAAAATAATTATTTCAGAAAATAAAATGTTAGCTTTTTGTTCCTTTGGTGGCGCTTTTGAATTTTATGATTTTTCTCTTTTTGCTATAATGTCTGGTATTATTGGTCAACATTTTTTTAATGAAACAATTCAATCCATCGCATTAATAAAAACATTTGGTATTTTTGCAGCAGGCTATATTGCAAGGTTTATCGGCGGTTTTTACTTTAGCCATCTTGGTGATACCGGAGGAAGAAAAAAACCATTCATGATGACTTTATTTTTAATGGCAATACCGACTTTAGGAATTGCTCTTCTACCTACTTACCAACAAATAGGAATCTTAGCTCCAATAATTTTAATGTGTTTACGAATAGCTCAAGGATTCGCACTAGGCGGAGAAGCTCCTTGTGCAATGGCTTTTATTTATGAATCTTCAAATAAAAATAGAAGATGTTTTTCTATATCAATATTATTTGGATCAATTTTATTAGGTTCATTTTTTGCTTCATTAATATACTCAATATTAAATAGTTTAATGCCTAAAGATATTTTTAATTCTTGGGGCTGGAGACTTCCTTTTGCAATTGGCGGAATTTTGGGACTAATTGGAATTTACTTAAGAAAAAGTCTTATTGAAACAGCAGAGTTTATAAATTATAAAAAAAACAATTCACTACCTAAAATCCCTTTTTTTGAATTAATTAAAAAAGATTTTTTAAAAATAATTTTTGGAATTGTTTTACTGCTTCCTTCGTCTACAGCTTTTTTGTATTATTTACTCATTTCAGGTAATTTTTTAAAAAACCAATATCACTTTAACCAAAATTTTATTGAAAATTTAAACACTATTGGGTTTTTTATTAATGCAATATCTTGTATTATATTTGGAAAAATATCTGATAAATTAACAGCAAAAAAAGTGTACTTAACAGGAATTTTTTCTTTATTTACATTAACAATTTTTTCTAATTATACGCCGTCCACTAAGTTTTTAACATAA
- a CDS encoding methyltransferase domain-containing protein produces the protein MRETSKTNQIRGEDFLKKYLSGKVIDIGSGDDLVCLTAERFDKYEGDANHITKYREPNTYDAVHSSHCLEHMLNPKNALEEWWKLIKPGGFLVLVVPDEDLYEQGFWPSRFNRDHKVTFTIRKEKSWSPVSYNIFDLVESLPSSEVISIELQDKNYNYQLQTKYPPPPIAKINIVRRAVRRIIRLLICNQSWWEKMENRRFYTHNVPVDQTMREAVAQIQVIVRKVEN, from the coding sequence ATGCGAGAAACAAGTAAAACAAATCAAATCCGAGGCGAAGATTTTTTAAAAAAATATCTATCAGGCAAAGTGATTGATATTGGGTCTGGCGATGATCTAGTATGCCTAACAGCAGAACGGTTTGATAAGTACGAAGGTGATGCCAACCACATAACCAAGTATCGAGAGCCAAACACCTATGATGCGGTACATAGCAGTCATTGTCTCGAGCATATGTTGAATCCAAAAAATGCTCTTGAAGAATGGTGGAAACTGATAAAGCCTGGTGGATTTTTAGTTCTTGTCGTTCCTGACGAAGATCTTTATGAACAGGGTTTTTGGCCTAGCAGGTTTAACCGCGATCACAAAGTAACGTTTACAATTCGCAAAGAAAAAAGTTGGTCGCCTGTCTCATATAATATATTTGATTTAGTCGAGTCGCTACCTAGTTCGGAGGTTATTTCTATAGAACTTCAGGATAAAAATTACAACTACCAACTTCAAACAAAATATCCGCCACCGCCAATTGCGAAAATAAACATAGTTCGACGGGCAGTAAGAAGAATTATCCGTCTCTTAATTTGTAATCAATCTTGGTGGGAAAAGATGGAGAACAGGCGATTTTATACTCACAATGTACCAGTTGATCAAACAATGAGAGAGGCTGTGGCTCAAATACAAGTTATTGTGAGAAAAGTAGAGAATTAA
- a CDS encoding 50S ribosomal protein L11 methyltransferase codes for MSKQKKLIDYNNLTVAKGLRVRVANDGNMYASISSSSGEFYIAPEVLAILCLIENKTTKFSLNKTSLQLTQSFQNTLNSLPSQTECQNIIFDLIGAGIVINSEISNEKYMQNDGFGDPWAQWTMISDIVRCEHYFNALQKFISPKSVVLDVGAGSGLLSAISLNLGAKKVIAIEETNSALYIKSIFKKLGLNFNSSKFELHNKNSFDVEINDTVNLIVSELFGNDPFQEGVIITLREIASKLINFNVNYIPKSLTVLMQIIDLHSHSAFHRIQAFQKPDDSNLTNNKFLSNFLNTAKENLDLNNISFSLPLTKNDFSILGKAVELGTIPLNPPPVYSKEKHPLKGIKTLSINKNADNAIAIIWFRVHLTDEITISSLISENDACSHWSPIAIPLNKSLKENDFIEINHYLNDEENHIHCELFYNKEKIGSR; via the coding sequence ATGTCTAAGCAAAAAAAACTAATCGATTACAACAATTTAACTGTTGCAAAAGGACTACGTGTTCGTGTCGCAAACGACGGTAACATGTATGCCTCTATATCGAGCTCCTCTGGTGAATTTTATATAGCTCCCGAAGTTCTTGCAATTTTATGCTTAATTGAAAATAAAACAACCAAATTCTCATTAAATAAAACTTCTCTACAATTAACCCAAAGTTTTCAAAATACGCTGAATTCTCTTCCATCTCAAACCGAATGTCAGAATATTATTTTTGATTTAATTGGTGCTGGAATAGTTATTAATTCTGAAATCTCTAATGAAAAATATATGCAAAATGATGGGTTTGGTGACCCTTGGGCGCAATGGACAATGATCTCAGATATTGTGCGTTGTGAACATTATTTTAATGCTTTACAAAAATTTATATCCCCTAAATCGGTAGTACTCGATGTGGGTGCTGGGTCTGGATTACTATCTGCAATAAGTTTAAATCTTGGTGCCAAAAAAGTGATTGCTATTGAAGAAACAAACTCAGCACTTTATATCAAATCTATCTTTAAAAAATTAGGCTTAAATTTTAATAGTAGCAAATTTGAACTTCATAATAAAAATAGTTTTGATGTAGAAATTAACGATACAGTAAACTTAATTGTAAGCGAATTATTTGGAAATGATCCATTTCAAGAAGGTGTTATTATAACTCTTAGAGAAATTGCATCTAAATTAATAAACTTTAATGTGAATTATATTCCAAAATCTTTAACAGTTTTAATGCAAATAATCGATCTTCACTCTCACTCAGCGTTTCATAGAATTCAAGCTTTTCAAAAACCTGATGATAGTAATTTAACAAATAATAAATTTTTATCAAATTTTTTAAACACTGCAAAAGAAAATTTAGACTTAAATAATATTTCATTTTCGTTACCTTTAACAAAAAATGATTTTTCTATTTTAGGCAAAGCAGTTGAACTTGGCACTATACCGCTCAATCCACCTCCTGTTTATTCCAAAGAGAAACATCCACTAAAAGGCATAAAAACTTTATCCATAAATAAAAATGCGGATAACGCTATTGCCATAATTTGGTTTCGAGTTCATTTAACTGACGAAATTACAATATCATCACTCATTAGCGAAAATGATGCATGTTCTCACTGGAGCCCAATAGCAATACCACTCAATAAATCATTAAAAGAAAATGATTTCATTGAAATAAATCACTACTTAAATGACGAAGAAAATCATATACACTGCGAATTATTTTATAACAAAGAAAAAATAGGGTCAAGATGA
- a CDS encoding sugar transferase, with the protein MIHVKHIKRRKTFVLIDIACVCLSIYLAFFIRTNIYLPIFQDLLPLSALSQNINFLLATFTFSLVFLFSGYIIGLYDIWNTSNISVWANKLLVPNFFIVSFAFSFLYLSQNFSFPRSYLVTLFVVNFFLSLAWRIIYFKITNKEISNVVLVGDYESCMQFSKEFSKEPFLNKIKVCSIFINNSFNISDNNTIPIKNINEFESYSQHHPYSSIIIVSTTSLQYNFFAEIFKAARQGVQVFTVPNHYEILLGRLKHIHVNDLPLLELKLDSSISFYTIIKRTFDIILSLVSIIILITPMLLVALLIKLTSQGPIFYTQTRVGKNSEKFKIIKFRSMIHNAEQHTGAILALKNDERITKFGNFMRKTRIDELPQLINILKGDMSFIGPRPERPNFVEQFEKEIPAYAERTRIRPGVTGLAQIHGDYNSSADTKLKYDLAYLVNQSLFLDIQILIKTIKVVMMKKGQ; encoded by the coding sequence ATGATACATGTGAAGCATATTAAAAGAAGAAAAACTTTTGTACTGATAGATATTGCATGCGTTTGTTTATCTATTTATTTAGCATTTTTTATAAGAACCAATATTTATCTTCCTATATTTCAAGATTTACTTCCACTTAGTGCATTAAGTCAAAATATCAACTTTTTATTAGCTACCTTTACATTTAGTTTAGTATTTTTATTTAGTGGGTATATAATAGGACTATATGATATTTGGAACACCTCAAACATTTCTGTATGGGCAAATAAACTACTAGTCCCAAACTTTTTTATTGTTTCTTTTGCATTTTCTTTTCTTTATTTAAGTCAAAATTTTAGCTTTCCAAGATCTTATCTTGTAACTTTATTTGTCGTAAATTTTTTTCTTTCTTTAGCTTGGAGAATTATTTATTTTAAAATTACAAATAAAGAAATAAGCAATGTTGTATTAGTAGGAGACTATGAAAGCTGTATGCAATTTAGCAAAGAATTCAGCAAAGAACCTTTTTTAAATAAAATAAAGGTGTGTTCAATATTTATAAATAATTCTTTTAATATTTCTGATAATAACACAATACCTATAAAAAACATTAATGAATTTGAAAGCTACTCACAACACCACCCTTACTCTTCTATTATTATTGTTAGCACAACAAGCTTGCAATACAATTTTTTTGCTGAAATTTTTAAAGCCGCACGTCAAGGCGTACAAGTTTTTACTGTACCAAACCACTATGAAATTTTGCTAGGCCGCTTAAAACATATTCATGTGAATGATTTGCCACTTCTTGAATTAAAGCTTGATAGTTCTATATCTTTTTATACCATAATTAAAAGAACTTTTGATATTATTCTATCACTTGTTTCAATAATTATTTTAATCACTCCAATGTTACTCGTTGCATTGTTAATTAAGTTAACATCACAAGGACCAATTTTTTATACCCAAACACGTGTAGGAAAAAACAGTGAAAAATTTAAAATTATTAAATTTCGCAGCATGATTCATAACGCAGAACAACATACCGGCGCAATTTTGGCTCTAAAAAATGATGAAAGAATTACAAAATTTGGAAACTTTATGCGAAAAACACGCATTGATGAACTGCCTCAGCTTATTAATATTTTAAAGGGCGATATGAGCTTTATTGGACCAAGGCCAGAACGCCCAAATTTTGTTGAACAGTTTGAGAAAGAAATTCCTGCGTATGCAGAACGCACACGCATCCGCCCTGGAGTAACAGGCCTTGCGCAAATTCATGGCGATTATAATAGTAGCGCAGATACCAAACTCAAATACGATTTGGCATATTTGGTAAATCAAAGTTTATTTTTAGATATTCAAATTTTAATTAAAACAATTAAAGTTGTGATGATGAAAAAAGGGCAGTGA
- a CDS encoding adenylate/guanylate cyclase domain-containing protein: MVPSLALALSANYLSSQIVVNFDHTGIDSIDLYPTNNQNPLINIPTYYEGHGKLLINHYGNFVNIPQISLKDAYDNNLPKKIPEILILGGTGTGTNDKRPSPFDENFDGVGHHAAIVENIISQNFMKRPISAPFLEITLLLFSGIILSYLFKKSSALKSSLIIFSLIIIYYYIDNKYLFGNGNWYYSGMFYLQSLSLYFSISIFKYFIEEKEKKKVKVAFQHYLNPNVINQLIENPDKLKLGGEKKFLTVFFSDVRGFTTISETLSPEKLTALLNEYFTPMTKIILDSNGLLDKYIGDAIMAIWGAPIHLEDHADRAVHSSLKMIEELKILQIKWQEEQLPFLDIGIGLNTGEMVVGNMGSHKRFDYTVLGDSVNLGARLEGINKNYGTRIICSEFTKKSLIHPDKFLFRELDRIQVKGKSEPVRIYEVVDFNSVESSFKIKIIQLFEEGLALYREKKWDHAIQKFKDAILSNNGKDAPSEVFIKRCEYLKTNQIDNNWNGIWIFNSK; encoded by the coding sequence GTGGTTCCAAGCCTCGCGCTTGCTCTATCTGCAAACTATTTATCGAGTCAAATTGTTGTCAATTTTGACCATACAGGAATTGACTCAATTGATCTATACCCAACAAATAATCAAAATCCTTTAATTAACATTCCTACTTATTATGAAGGACATGGAAAATTATTAATCAATCACTACGGAAATTTTGTAAATATTCCCCAAATTTCATTAAAAGATGCGTACGATAATAACTTACCCAAAAAAATTCCTGAAATATTGATACTAGGGGGTACCGGAACAGGAACTAATGATAAAAGGCCTTCTCCATTTGATGAAAATTTTGATGGAGTAGGGCATCATGCAGCAATTGTAGAAAATATAATTTCACAAAACTTTATGAAAAGACCAATTTCTGCACCATTTTTAGAAATAACATTATTATTATTTTCTGGAATAATACTTTCATATTTATTTAAAAAATCTTCTGCGCTAAAGTCTTCTTTAATTATTTTTTCTTTGATTATCATTTACTATTATATTGACAATAAATATTTATTTGGAAATGGGAACTGGTATTATTCTGGCATGTTTTATTTACAAAGTCTTTCACTTTATTTTTCTATTTCAATATTTAAATATTTTATAGAAGAAAAAGAAAAGAAAAAAGTAAAAGTTGCATTTCAACACTATTTAAATCCTAATGTTATAAATCAATTGATTGAAAATCCTGACAAATTAAAGCTTGGTGGTGAAAAAAAATTCTTAACAGTATTTTTTTCTGATGTTCGAGGATTTACGACAATTAGCGAAACATTATCACCAGAAAAACTAACTGCATTACTAAATGAATATTTTACTCCAATGACAAAAATTATTTTAGACTCAAATGGATTGCTTGATAAATACATTGGAGATGCGATTATGGCAATATGGGGAGCTCCAATTCATTTAGAAGATCATGCAGATAGAGCAGTTCATTCAAGCTTAAAAATGATAGAAGAACTTAAAATTTTGCAAATTAAATGGCAAGAAGAACAACTGCCCTTTTTGGATATTGGAATTGGATTAAATACAGGTGAGATGGTTGTAGGTAACATGGGTAGCCATAAACGTTTTGACTATACAGTATTAGGAGATTCTGTAAATTTAGGAGCGAGACTAGAAGGAATTAATAAAAACTATGGAACTCGAATTATATGTTCAGAGTTTACTAAAAAATCATTAATTCATCCTGATAAATTTTTATTTAGAGAACTTGATCGTATACAAGTAAAAGGAAAATCTGAACCAGTAAGAATTTATGAAGTAGTCGATTTTAATAGTGTAGAAAGTTCTTTTAAAATTAAAATTATTCAACTTTTTGAAGAAGGACTTGCGTTATACCGAGAAAAAAAATGGGATCATGCTATACAAAAATTCAAAGATGCAATATTATCAAACAATGGAAAAGATGCTCCTAGTGAAGTATTTATTAAACGGTGTGAGTATCTAAAAACAAATCAAATTGACAACAATTGGAATGGAATCTGGATTTTCAACAGTAAATAA
- a CDS encoding IS630 family transposase, which translates to MQNEIKKKFSKSGLYKFLQRTLIRRVVPRTKHIKNDPEKMAEWIKDLPNKINEIKVKNPGKKINIDFQDESRFGQMTIKSGIWSPFPIRPEFKTQMGYLNSWIYATANKDTGKYFGMILPNLNVENMQIFINEYSKTVPKNEHIIMILDGASAHKSKKLILPQNISFIFLPSFSPELNPIERLWSYFKRNHLSFKIYKDYEDLVQKCSSGWNQLTQKIVKSIMNSKPKASLC; encoded by the coding sequence ATCCAAAACGAAATTAAAAAAAAATTTAGTAAAAGTGGGTTATACAAGTTCCTTCAAAGAACATTAATAAGAAGAGTTGTTCCAAGAACAAAGCATATAAAAAATGACCCAGAAAAAATGGCCGAATGGATTAAAGATTTACCAAATAAAATTAATGAAATTAAAGTAAAAAATCCAGGAAAAAAAATAAACATAGATTTTCAAGATGAATCACGATTTGGACAAATGACAATAAAATCTGGTATTTGGAGTCCTTTCCCAATCAGACCAGAATTTAAAACTCAAATGGGTTATTTAAACTCATGGATTTATGCTACTGCTAACAAAGATACGGGCAAATATTTTGGAATGATATTACCAAATTTAAATGTTGAAAACATGCAAATTTTTATCAATGAGTACTCCAAGACCGTACCTAAGAATGAGCATATTATTATGATACTAGATGGAGCTAGTGCACATAAAAGCAAAAAATTAATTTTACCCCAAAATATATCATTTATTTTTTTACCTTCATTTTCTCCAGAGTTAAATCCAATTGAAAGGTTATGGAGTTATTTTAAAAGGAATCACTTATCATTTAAAATTTATAAAGATTATGAAGATCTCGTTCAAAAATGCTCTAGTGGTTGGAATCAATTAACACAAAAAATTGTCAAGTCAATTATGAATTCAAAACCTAAGGCAAGCTTATGTTAA
- a CDS encoding pyridoxal-phosphate dependent enzyme — MQTKNILEAIGKTPLVKINKLFHAPKVDIYAKCEFLNPGGSVKDRIGYQMVIDAQASGRIKPGDILIEPTSGNTGIGIALAGAVLGYRVIITLPEKMSKEKQVVLEALGAEIIRTPTEAAYDAPESHISVANRLAKELPNAHVLDQYSNPSNCAAHYHYTAQEIIDDLGVVPDYFVAGAGTGGTISGIAKKFKETNSNCKIVGCDPVGSILGGGTEVGAYHVEGIGYDFFPKALNLKLIDYWIKTTDEMSFMWARRAIREEGLLCGGSSGSALYGVSQILNKVPQGSKIVVVLPDGIRNYMTKMIDNDWLKKMNFSQAILKNNVYSK, encoded by the coding sequence ATGCAAACAAAAAATATTTTAGAAGCAATTGGAAAAACGCCACTTGTAAAAATTAACAAACTTTTTCATGCGCCAAAAGTCGATATTTATGCAAAATGTGAGTTTCTAAATCCAGGTGGCTCTGTAAAAGATCGAATTGGATATCAAATGGTTATAGATGCGCAAGCGTCGGGTAGAATTAAGCCTGGAGATATTTTGATCGAACCAACCAGCGGGAATACAGGAATTGGAATTGCTTTGGCGGGTGCTGTACTTGGATATCGTGTTATTATCACATTACCCGAAAAAATGAGCAAAGAAAAACAAGTTGTGCTTGAAGCATTAGGAGCAGAAATAATTAGAACTCCAACAGAAGCTGCGTATGACGCTCCAGAAAGTCATATTTCTGTAGCAAATAGGTTGGCCAAAGAGCTACCAAATGCACATGTCTTAGATCAATACTCAAATCCTTCTAATTGTGCAGCACATTATCATTACACTGCGCAAGAAATCATAGATGATTTGGGGGTGGTTCCCGATTATTTCGTTGCTGGGGCAGGAACTGGAGGAACGATTTCTGGAATAGCCAAAAAATTTAAGGAAACTAACTCAAATTGTAAGATTGTGGGCTGTGATCCGGTTGGTAGCATTTTAGGAGGTGGCACAGAAGTTGGAGCATATCACGTAGAAGGAATAGGCTACGATTTTTTTCCAAAAGCGTTAAATTTGAAATTAATTGATTATTGGATTAAAACCACAGATGAAATGAGCTTTATGTGGGCAAGAAGAGCTATTCGTGAAGAAGGATTATTGTGCGGAGGTAGTTCTGGATCCGCATTATATGGAGTAAGTCAAATTTTAAATAAAGTGCCTCAAGGTTCAAAAATTGTTGTTGTATTGCCTGATGGCATAAGAAATTATATGACAAAAATGATAGATAATGATTGGTTAAAGAAAATGAATTTTTCTCAAGCAATATTAAAAAATAATGTATATTCAAAATAA